The following are encoded in a window of Gasterosteus aculeatus chromosome 5, fGasAcu3.hap1.1, whole genome shotgun sequence genomic DNA:
- the LOC120819768 gene encoding rho GTPase-activating protein 23-like isoform X23 → MTQAKGRRDGMVSSNENRRRPASSGEVEGVSWQGPRTIFVPKNSQGFGFTLRHFIVYPPESSLSIKDEENGNTSARVCQRSRLEPMDTIFVKSVKDDGPAQQAGLCTGDRLVKVNGESILGKTYSQVIMLIQNSENILELSIMPKDEDVLQLVSAYSHDAYLKGNEPYSGVAQNLPAPPPLCYPSAPPHTPNRPPDNWQCRPGPVGSPLDNRLTAASAHPAPGWPGGPEDPAAPLAPSGRNRGRSSSTISALDFHFANHNAAIASATLPPPRKSSTQAPPRTHADALCHQALSDWYYSQADAAESMSPRHRSISQDCLAELGLGLALGPGPASTSAADKRRRETLQFHHQAAAASHDSYWLGGWGGVSAPGSRSCSESLLAAYAEYEHNYGRSVETLAQASALVSPLCQHSSHASQTLHFKEQKVPAVHQHKTTVMSPITASSTVPPSSRRSGQQVAEPQTRRVKEEEEGELVGYKSYSPSFSHKAGHLLQQAHSFREPGYSGPHLDWSPDSRGGSVDGELAAVPRAQSTPAPSASMEERARPGEDAELVSPGSLSQEVVLRQKPPSGRRTPVQAARLTHYAGNVESPESPGVEPTQGTPSPAGGPGTNRRANGSLAQHAYNSLASIPFIGSIKSRRSSYLLAITTERSKSCDEGLNTFREEGRVFSKLPKRVKSFFADGSLESLRVQEEARSKRHSTSELGTITFSDVRTEGWLHYKQILTEKGKKVGGGMRPWKRVFSVLRSHSLFLYKDKREAVLHGAGAGPSLDEHPPISIRGCLIDIAYSETKRKHTLRLTTQDFCEYLLQAEDRDDMLAWIRVIRENSKTDNEEIGFSRQALINKKLNDYRKHSLTGSKPDSSPKAHRMMPPFLLAKTDNTSVNRASRTEDNKALWGINLMKKAKKTSSPKAFGVRLEDCQPAVNHKFVPLIVEMCCGVVEETGLDYTGIYRVPGNNAMVSNLQEHLNKGMDINTAEERWQDLNVISSLLKSFFRKLPEPLFTDDKYNDFIDANRIEDAEDRLKTMKKLLHDLPDHYHHTLKFLVGHLKKVADHCELNKMEPRNLALVFGPTLVRTSEDNMTDMVTHMPDRYKIVETLILHHDWFFTTGELDEEEKAPEDKRDMQPVPNIDHLLSNIGRPGMPGEASDSTTSDSLKSKLSSLSKKDLSARDFLPKSIISAVTRKRKKCLSGHVQGGSADEDSEHEPVKTSNYGGGEGRGGEEEEDAGEEEAVKGEHAILKKDKRDKKEVGAKASEIAEGKDVLSGEEEGNRTSNGAKKESWRTTAPPLNATQQNLFRRPHHRIDATYPKPDPSHSRPRAPAREHSTIPLWICPTRVPSICPSGYGTQQPDWNQSAPVRYRKTRGGRTRAISMNVDLELCRSDERVRGWRAERVEVIRVIEGAPDQHGRVGVPQGSIVGPGSIQQMDPLPRRPLLSSSSAWTDLSSPGSHPVVLRRSAMDPRDKTRAWRRHTVVV, encoded by the exons gaTGAAGAGAATGGAAACACAAGTGCAAGAG TTTGTCAGCGGTCTCGCTTGGAGCCGATGGACACCATCTTTGTGAAGAGCGTGAAAGACGACGGGCCCGCGCAACAAGCCGGACTGTGTACAG GGGACAGGCTGGTGAAGGTCAATGGCgaaagcattctgggtaaaacCTACTCTCAAGTGATCATGCTCATCCAAAACAG TGAAAACATTCTGGAGCTCTCTATTATGCCCAAAGATGAGGATGTGTTGCAGTTGGTAAGT GCGTACTCCCACGATGCCTACCTGAAAGGCAATGAGCCGTATTCAGGCGTGGCCCAGAACCTGccggctccgccccctctctgctacccctccgcccccccacacacccccaacAGACCCCCCGACAACTGGCAGTGCAGACCGGGCCCCGTGGGCTCCCCGCTGGACAACCGCCTGACTGCCGCCTCCGCCCACCCCGCCCCCGGCTGGCCCGGGGGCCCCGAGGATCCCGCCGCCCCGCTTGCCCCGTCGGGCCGAAACCGAGGTCGCTCCTCTTCGACCATCAGCGCGCTGGACTTTCACTTTGCTAACCACAACGCTGCCATTGCCTCCGCTACGCTGCCTCCCCCGCGGAAGAGCAGCACGCAGGCCCCTCCCCGCACCCACGCCGACGCCCTCTGCCACCAGGCTCTGTCGGACTGGTACTACAGCCAGGCCGACGCCGCGGAGAGCATGTCCCCCCGCCACCGCAGTATATCCCAGGACTGTTTGGCGGAGCTGGGGCTGGGGTTGGCCCTCGGCCCCGGTCCCGCATCCACGAGCGCCGCCGACAAACGCAGAAGGGAAACCCTCCAGTTCCACCACCAGGCGGCCGCTGCGTCCCATGATTCCTATTGGTTGGGGGGTTGGGGCGGCGTATCAGCGCCGGGGAGCAGGTCCTGCTCAGAGAGCCTCCTGGCAGCGTACGCCGAGTACGAGCATAACTACGGCCGCTCTGTGGAGACGCTGGCTCAGGCCTCGGCGCTGGTGTCCCCGCTCTGCCAACACTCCTCACACGCGTCACAAACCTTACATTTCAAAGAGCAGAAAGTCCCGGCGGTGCATCAGCACAAAACCACGGTGATGTCCCCCATCACAGCCTCCTCCACAGTGCCTCCTAGCAGCAGGCGGTCAGGCCAGCAGGTCGCCGAACCCCAAACGCGGCgagtcaaagaagaagaagaaggagagctGGTGGGCTACAAAAGCTACAGCCCCTCTTTCAGCCACAAAGCCGGCCATCTCCTCCAGCAGGCGCACTCCTTCAGAGAGCCCGGCTACAGCGGGCCCCACCTCGACTGGAGCCCCGACAGCAGAGGCGGCTCCGTGGACGGCGAGCTCGCCGCGGTGCCCAGGGCCCAGTCTACCCCGGCGCCGTCTGCCTCGATGGAGGAGAGAGCCCGGCCGGGGGAGGACGCGGAGCTCGTCTCCCCCGGCTCCCTGAGTCAAGAGGTGGTCCTGAGGCAGAAGCCGCCCTCCGGCCGCCGAACCCCTGTCCAGGCCGCTCGACTGACCCACTACGCGGGAAACGTGGAGTCCCCAGAGTCCCCCGGGGTGGAGCCCACGCAAGGGACCCCGTCTCCAGCCGGGGGACCAGGCACCAACCGCAGGGCTAATGGTAGCCTGGCACAGCACGCTTACAACTCGCTGGCCTCTATTCCCTTCATAG gcAGTATTAAAAGTCGCCGCTCGTCTTACTTGCTGGCCATCACCACCGAGAGATCCAAGTCCTGTGACGAGGGTCTCAACACCTTCAGGGAAGAAGGCCGCGTCTTCTC TAAGCTGCCAAAAAGGGTCAAGAGCTTTTTCGCCGATGGG TCTCTGGAGAGTCTGCGAGTGCAGGAGGAGGCCCGGTCCAAACGCCACTCCACCTCTGAACTGGGAACCATCACCTTCAGTGACGTTCGCACGGAGGGCTGGCTGCACTACAAACAGATCCTCACGGAGAAGGGAAAG AAAGTGGGAGGCGGCATGCGACCGTGGAAGCGCGTCTTTTCCGTGCTGCGCTCGCATTCGCTCTTCCTCTACAAGGACAAGCGAGAGGCGGTCCTCCacggggcgggggcggggcctAGCCTGGACGAACACCCTCCGATTAGCATCCGCGGCTGCCTGATCGACATCGCCTACAGTGAAACCAAGCGGAAGCACACGCTGAGGCTGACCACGCAGGACTTCTGCGAGTACCTGCTGCAGGCCGAGGACAGGGACGACATGCTGGCCTGGATCAGGGTCATCAGGGAGAACAGCAAGACCGACAACGAG GAGATCGGCTTCTCAAGACAAGCCCTCATCAACAAGAAGCTGAATGACTACAGGAAACACAG TCTGACAGGCAGTAAGCCGGACTCTTCTCCCAAAGCCCACCGCATGATGCCCCCCTTCCTCCTGGCTAAGACCGACAACACCTCAGTGAACCGAGCCTCCAGAACCG agGACAACAAGGCGTTGTGGGGCATCAACCTCATGAAGAAGGCCAAGAAGACGAGCAGTCCGAAGGCTTTCGGCGTGCGGCTGGAGGACTGTCAGCCCGCTGTCAACCACAAA TTTGTCCCTCTCATCGTGGAGATGTGCTGTGGCGTGGTGGAGGAGACGGGGCTGGATTACACCGGTATCTACCGCGTGCCAGGCAACAACGCCATGGTGTCCAACCTTCAGGAGCATCTCAACAAGGGCATGGACATCAACACCGCTGAGGAG AGATGGCAGGACCTGAATGTAATCAGCAGCCTGCTCAAGTCCTTCTTCCGAAAACTGCCTGAGCCGCTGTTCACGGATG ACAAATACAACGACTTCATTGATGCCAACCGGATAGAAGACGCGGAGGACAGACTGAAGACCATGAAGAAACTG CTCCACGACCTCCCGGATCATTACCATCACACCCTGAAGTTCCTGGTGGGTCACCTCAAAAAGGTGGCCGATCACTGTGAACTCAACAAG ATGGAGCCGCGGAACCTGGCCCTGGTGTTTGGTCCCACTCTGGTGAGGACGTCGGAGGACAACATGACTGACATGGTCACACACATGCCTGACCGCTACAAGATAGTGGAGACGCTCATCCTGCAC CACGACTGGTTCTTCACTACCGGAGAGCTCgatgaagaggagaag gccccAGAAGACAAGCGCGACATGCAGCCGGTGCCCAACATCGACCACCTGCTGTCCAACATCGGCCGGCCCGGGATGCCAGGAGAGGCGTCAG ATTCCACCACCAGCGATTCACTTAAATCAAAG CTTTCTTCGCTCTCCAAGAAGGACCTGAGTGCCAGGGACTTCCTGCCCAAGTCCATCATCTCCGCTGTCACCCGCAAACGtaaaaaatgcctcagtggccaCGTGCAGGGCGGCAGCGCTGACGAGGACTCGGAGCATGAGCCGGTCAAAACCAGCAACTACGGGGGAGGAGAaggcaggggaggggaggaggaggaggatgcaggggaggaagaggcggtCAAGGGGGAGCATGCTAttctgaaaaaagacaaaagagataAAAAGGAAGTTGGGGCGAAAGCTAGCGAGATCGCTGAGGGCAAAGATGTGTtgtctggagaggaagaggggaacaGAACCAGCAATGGCGCCAAAAAGGAGAGCTGGCGAACAACCGCCCCGCCCTTAAATGCTACTCAACAAAACCTTTTCCGCCGTCCGCACCATCGGATCGATGCCACTTACCCGAAACCCGATCCTTCCCACTCGAGGCCTCGCGCTCCGGCCAGAGAACACTCCACAATCCCTCTCTGGATCTGCCCCACCAGGGTTCCCAGCATCTGCCCGTCGGGTTACGGGACCCAGCAGCCAGACTGGAACCAGTCGGCGCCAGTACGCTACCGGAAGACAAGAGGCGGGAGGACGAGGGCCATTTCCATGAATGTGGACCTGGAGCTGTGCAGGAGTGACGAAAGAGTCAGAGGGTGGAGAGCAGAGAGGGTGGAGGTGATCCGAGTCATTGAAGGAGCCCCCGATCAGCATGGACGTGTTGGGGTTCCTCAGGGATCGATTGTAGGTCCTGGGTCAATTCAACAAATGGATCCCCTTCCTCGtcgccctctcctctcctcttcctcagcctggACAGATCTAAGCTCCCCGGGATCTCACCCGGTGGTTCTGAGGCGATCGGCCATGGATCCTCGGGACAAGACGAGAGCGTGGCGCCGTCACACGGTGGTGGTTTAA
- the LOC120819768 gene encoding rho GTPase-activating protein 23-like isoform X6 has product MLRAPGVAPAPSGQEWRFQCSVGVDCSDAEPRCIWLAVLRSVSPHSSRRATPIVSPRRRGSRRAIRRHGLSWAKGRRDGMVSSNENRRRPASSGEVEGVSWQGPRTIFVPKNSQGFGFTLRHFIVYPPESSLSIKDEENGNTSARVCQRSRLEPMDTIFVKSVKDDGPAQQAGLCTGDRLVKVNGESILGKTYSQVIMLIQNSENILELSIMPKDEDVLQLAYSHDAYLKGNEPYSGVAQNLPAPPPLCYPSAPPHTPNRPPDNWQCRPGPVGSPLDNRLTAASAHPAPGWPGGPEDPAAPLAPSGRNRGRSSSTISALDFHFANHNAAIASATLPPPRKSSTQAPPRTHADALCHQALSDWYYSQADAAESMSPRHRSISQDCLAELGLGLALGPGPASTSAADKRRRETLQFHHQAAAASHDSYWLGGWGGVSAPGSRSCSESLLAAYAEYEHNYGRSVETLAQASALVSPLCQHSSHASQTLHFKEQKVPAVHQHKTTVMSPITASSTVPPSSRRSGQQVAEPQTRRVKEEEEGELVGYKSYSPSFSHKAGHLLQQAHSFREPGYSGPHLDWSPDSRGGSVDGELAAVPRAQSTPAPSASMEERARPGEDAELVSPGSLSQEVVLRQKPPSGRRTPVQAARLTHYAGNVESPESPGVEPTQGTPSPAGGPGTNRRANGSLAQHAYNSLASIPFIDEPSGPSSDLQACYVPARSVVSSSQASTTLTSTSVPPTISSISPFVRLGSQDCSSIKSRRSSYLLAITTERSKSCDEGLNTFREEGRVFSKLPKRVKSFFADGSLESLRVQEEARSKRHSTSELGTITFSDVRTEGWLHYKQILTEKGKKVGGGMRPWKRVFSVLRSHSLFLYKDKREAVLHGAGAGPSLDEHPPISIRGCLIDIAYSETKRKHTLRLTTQDFCEYLLQAEDRDDMLAWIRVIRENSKTDNEEIGFSRQALINKKLNDYRKHSLTGSKPDSSPKAHRMMPPFLLAKTDNTSVNRASRTEDNKALWGINLMKKAKKTSSPKAFGVRLEDCQPAVNHKFVPLIVEMCCGVVEETGLDYTGIYRVPGNNAMVSNLQEHLNKGMDINTAEERWQDLNVISSLLKSFFRKLPEPLFTDDKYNDFIDANRIEDAEDRLKTMKKLLHDLPDHYHHTLKFLVGHLKKVADHCELNKMEPRNLALVFGPTLVRTSEDNMTDMVTHMPDRYKIVETLILHHDWFFTTGELDEEEKAPEDKRDMQPVPNIDHLLSNIGRPGMPGEASDSTTSDSLKSKLSSLSKKDLSARDFLPKSIISAVTRKRKKCLSGHVQGGSADEDSEHEPVKTSNYGGGEGRGGEEEEDAGEEEAVKGEHAILKKDKRDKKEVGAKASEIAEGKDVLSGEEEGNRTSNGAKKESWRTTAPPLNATQQNLFRRPHHRIDATYPKPDPSHSRPRAPAREHSTIPLWICPTRVPSICPSGYGTQQPDWNQSAPVRYRKTRGGRTRAISMNVDLELCRSDERVRGWRAERVEVIRVIEGAPDQHGRVGVPQGSIVGPGSIQQMDPLPRRPLLSSSSAWTDLSSPGSHPVVLRRSAMDPRDKTRAWRRHTVVV; this is encoded by the exons gaTGAAGAGAATGGAAACACAAGTGCAAGAG TTTGTCAGCGGTCTCGCTTGGAGCCGATGGACACCATCTTTGTGAAGAGCGTGAAAGACGACGGGCCCGCGCAACAAGCCGGACTGTGTACAG GGGACAGGCTGGTGAAGGTCAATGGCgaaagcattctgggtaaaacCTACTCTCAAGTGATCATGCTCATCCAAAACAG TGAAAACATTCTGGAGCTCTCTATTATGCCCAAAGATGAGGATGTGTTGCAGTTG GCGTACTCCCACGATGCCTACCTGAAAGGCAATGAGCCGTATTCAGGCGTGGCCCAGAACCTGccggctccgccccctctctgctacccctccgcccccccacacacccccaacAGACCCCCCGACAACTGGCAGTGCAGACCGGGCCCCGTGGGCTCCCCGCTGGACAACCGCCTGACTGCCGCCTCCGCCCACCCCGCCCCCGGCTGGCCCGGGGGCCCCGAGGATCCCGCCGCCCCGCTTGCCCCGTCGGGCCGAAACCGAGGTCGCTCCTCTTCGACCATCAGCGCGCTGGACTTTCACTTTGCTAACCACAACGCTGCCATTGCCTCCGCTACGCTGCCTCCCCCGCGGAAGAGCAGCACGCAGGCCCCTCCCCGCACCCACGCCGACGCCCTCTGCCACCAGGCTCTGTCGGACTGGTACTACAGCCAGGCCGACGCCGCGGAGAGCATGTCCCCCCGCCACCGCAGTATATCCCAGGACTGTTTGGCGGAGCTGGGGCTGGGGTTGGCCCTCGGCCCCGGTCCCGCATCCACGAGCGCCGCCGACAAACGCAGAAGGGAAACCCTCCAGTTCCACCACCAGGCGGCCGCTGCGTCCCATGATTCCTATTGGTTGGGGGGTTGGGGCGGCGTATCAGCGCCGGGGAGCAGGTCCTGCTCAGAGAGCCTCCTGGCAGCGTACGCCGAGTACGAGCATAACTACGGCCGCTCTGTGGAGACGCTGGCTCAGGCCTCGGCGCTGGTGTCCCCGCTCTGCCAACACTCCTCACACGCGTCACAAACCTTACATTTCAAAGAGCAGAAAGTCCCGGCGGTGCATCAGCACAAAACCACGGTGATGTCCCCCATCACAGCCTCCTCCACAGTGCCTCCTAGCAGCAGGCGGTCAGGCCAGCAGGTCGCCGAACCCCAAACGCGGCgagtcaaagaagaagaagaaggagagctGGTGGGCTACAAAAGCTACAGCCCCTCTTTCAGCCACAAAGCCGGCCATCTCCTCCAGCAGGCGCACTCCTTCAGAGAGCCCGGCTACAGCGGGCCCCACCTCGACTGGAGCCCCGACAGCAGAGGCGGCTCCGTGGACGGCGAGCTCGCCGCGGTGCCCAGGGCCCAGTCTACCCCGGCGCCGTCTGCCTCGATGGAGGAGAGAGCCCGGCCGGGGGAGGACGCGGAGCTCGTCTCCCCCGGCTCCCTGAGTCAAGAGGTGGTCCTGAGGCAGAAGCCGCCCTCCGGCCGCCGAACCCCTGTCCAGGCCGCTCGACTGACCCACTACGCGGGAAACGTGGAGTCCCCAGAGTCCCCCGGGGTGGAGCCCACGCAAGGGACCCCGTCTCCAGCCGGGGGACCAGGCACCAACCGCAGGGCTAATGGTAGCCTGGCACAGCACGCTTACAACTCGCTGGCCTCTATTCCCTTCATAG ATGAGCCCAGCGGTCCTAGTAGTGACCTACAGGCCTGCTATGTACCAGCCCGCTCTGTTGTGTCCAGTTCCCAGGCCTCCACCACCCTCACTTCCACCTCTGTCCCCCCCAcaatctcctccatctccccctttGTCCGACTTGGTTCTCAGGACTGCA gcAGTATTAAAAGTCGCCGCTCGTCTTACTTGCTGGCCATCACCACCGAGAGATCCAAGTCCTGTGACGAGGGTCTCAACACCTTCAGGGAAGAAGGCCGCGTCTTCTC TAAGCTGCCAAAAAGGGTCAAGAGCTTTTTCGCCGATGGG TCTCTGGAGAGTCTGCGAGTGCAGGAGGAGGCCCGGTCCAAACGCCACTCCACCTCTGAACTGGGAACCATCACCTTCAGTGACGTTCGCACGGAGGGCTGGCTGCACTACAAACAGATCCTCACGGAGAAGGGAAAG AAAGTGGGAGGCGGCATGCGACCGTGGAAGCGCGTCTTTTCCGTGCTGCGCTCGCATTCGCTCTTCCTCTACAAGGACAAGCGAGAGGCGGTCCTCCacggggcgggggcggggcctAGCCTGGACGAACACCCTCCGATTAGCATCCGCGGCTGCCTGATCGACATCGCCTACAGTGAAACCAAGCGGAAGCACACGCTGAGGCTGACCACGCAGGACTTCTGCGAGTACCTGCTGCAGGCCGAGGACAGGGACGACATGCTGGCCTGGATCAGGGTCATCAGGGAGAACAGCAAGACCGACAACGAG GAGATCGGCTTCTCAAGACAAGCCCTCATCAACAAGAAGCTGAATGACTACAGGAAACACAG TCTGACAGGCAGTAAGCCGGACTCTTCTCCCAAAGCCCACCGCATGATGCCCCCCTTCCTCCTGGCTAAGACCGACAACACCTCAGTGAACCGAGCCTCCAGAACCG agGACAACAAGGCGTTGTGGGGCATCAACCTCATGAAGAAGGCCAAGAAGACGAGCAGTCCGAAGGCTTTCGGCGTGCGGCTGGAGGACTGTCAGCCCGCTGTCAACCACAAA TTTGTCCCTCTCATCGTGGAGATGTGCTGTGGCGTGGTGGAGGAGACGGGGCTGGATTACACCGGTATCTACCGCGTGCCAGGCAACAACGCCATGGTGTCCAACCTTCAGGAGCATCTCAACAAGGGCATGGACATCAACACCGCTGAGGAG AGATGGCAGGACCTGAATGTAATCAGCAGCCTGCTCAAGTCCTTCTTCCGAAAACTGCCTGAGCCGCTGTTCACGGATG ACAAATACAACGACTTCATTGATGCCAACCGGATAGAAGACGCGGAGGACAGACTGAAGACCATGAAGAAACTG CTCCACGACCTCCCGGATCATTACCATCACACCCTGAAGTTCCTGGTGGGTCACCTCAAAAAGGTGGCCGATCACTGTGAACTCAACAAG ATGGAGCCGCGGAACCTGGCCCTGGTGTTTGGTCCCACTCTGGTGAGGACGTCGGAGGACAACATGACTGACATGGTCACACACATGCCTGACCGCTACAAGATAGTGGAGACGCTCATCCTGCAC CACGACTGGTTCTTCACTACCGGAGAGCTCgatgaagaggagaag gccccAGAAGACAAGCGCGACATGCAGCCGGTGCCCAACATCGACCACCTGCTGTCCAACATCGGCCGGCCCGGGATGCCAGGAGAGGCGTCAG ATTCCACCACCAGCGATTCACTTAAATCAAAG CTTTCTTCGCTCTCCAAGAAGGACCTGAGTGCCAGGGACTTCCTGCCCAAGTCCATCATCTCCGCTGTCACCCGCAAACGtaaaaaatgcctcagtggccaCGTGCAGGGCGGCAGCGCTGACGAGGACTCGGAGCATGAGCCGGTCAAAACCAGCAACTACGGGGGAGGAGAaggcaggggaggggaggaggaggaggatgcaggggaggaagaggcggtCAAGGGGGAGCATGCTAttctgaaaaaagacaaaagagataAAAAGGAAGTTGGGGCGAAAGCTAGCGAGATCGCTGAGGGCAAAGATGTGTtgtctggagaggaagaggggaacaGAACCAGCAATGGCGCCAAAAAGGAGAGCTGGCGAACAACCGCCCCGCCCTTAAATGCTACTCAACAAAACCTTTTCCGCCGTCCGCACCATCGGATCGATGCCACTTACCCGAAACCCGATCCTTCCCACTCGAGGCCTCGCGCTCCGGCCAGAGAACACTCCACAATCCCTCTCTGGATCTGCCCCACCAGGGTTCCCAGCATCTGCCCGTCGGGTTACGGGACCCAGCAGCCAGACTGGAACCAGTCGGCGCCAGTACGCTACCGGAAGACAAGAGGCGGGAGGACGAGGGCCATTTCCATGAATGTGGACCTGGAGCTGTGCAGGAGTGACGAAAGAGTCAGAGGGTGGAGAGCAGAGAGGGTGGAGGTGATCCGAGTCATTGAAGGAGCCCCCGATCAGCATGGACGTGTTGGGGTTCCTCAGGGATCGATTGTAGGTCCTGGGTCAATTCAACAAATGGATCCCCTTCCTCGtcgccctctcctctcctcttcctcagcctggACAGATCTAAGCTCCCCGGGATCTCACCCGGTGGTTCTGAGGCGATCGGCCATGGATCCTCGGGACAAGACGAGAGCGTGGCGCCGTCACACGGTGGTGGTTTAA